In one window of Aquipuribacter hungaricus DNA:
- a CDS encoding phosphoribosylaminoimidazolesuccinocarboxamide synthase, producing the protein MPTTAPATPDRPVPPVVPGWTHRFSGKVRDVYAPEGTHPDGDVLLLVASDRVSAYDHVLPTPVPGKGAVLTALSLWWFEQLQDLVDTHLTGAPVPAEVRGRAVVVRALDMVPVECVARGYLSGSGTAEYLQGGSVCGVPLPPGLTEGSRLPEPVFTPATKAAVGEHDENVDFERVVAEVGRETAEELRRLTLAVYRRAAAVTERAGILLADTKLELGRVPGGDGRLVLGDEVLTPDSSRFWPADAWQPGRTQPSLDKQVVRDWLTSPASGWDRASDSPPPPLPAEVVERTAAGYREVYRRLTGADLPG; encoded by the coding sequence GTGCCCACGACTGCCCCCGCGACGCCCGACCGGCCGGTGCCGCCCGTCGTCCCCGGCTGGACCCACCGCTTCTCGGGCAAGGTCCGGGACGTCTACGCCCCGGAGGGCACGCACCCGGACGGTGACGTGCTCCTCCTCGTGGCCAGCGACCGGGTGTCCGCCTACGACCACGTGCTGCCGACCCCGGTGCCCGGCAAGGGTGCCGTGCTCACCGCGCTCAGCCTGTGGTGGTTCGAGCAGCTCCAGGACCTCGTCGACACCCACCTCACCGGGGCGCCGGTGCCCGCCGAGGTCCGCGGCCGGGCGGTCGTCGTCCGTGCCCTGGACATGGTCCCCGTCGAGTGCGTCGCCCGCGGCTACCTGTCCGGCTCCGGCACCGCGGAGTACCTCCAGGGCGGCAGCGTGTGCGGCGTCCCGCTGCCCCCCGGCCTGACGGAGGGCTCCCGGCTGCCGGAGCCGGTGTTCACGCCCGCGACCAAGGCCGCCGTCGGCGAGCACGACGAGAACGTCGACTTCGAGCGGGTGGTCGCCGAGGTGGGCCGGGAGACGGCCGAGGAGCTCCGGCGCCTCACGCTGGCGGTGTACCGGCGGGCGGCCGCCGTCACCGAGCGCGCCGGCATCCTGCTCGCCGACACCAAGCTCGAGCTGGGCCGCGTCCCGGGCGGCGACGGCCGGCTCGTCCTCGGCGACGAGGTGCTCACGCCGGACTCGTCGCGGTTCTGGCCCGCCGACGCCTGGCAGCCCGGCCGCACCCAGCCCAGCCTGGACAAGCAGGTCGTCCGGGACTGGCTCACCTCCCCGGCCTCGGGGTGGGACCGGGCCTCGGACTCACCGCCGCCCCCGCTGCCGGCGGAGGTCGTCGAGCGGACCGCCGCCGGCTACCGCGAGGTCTACCGCCGCCTCACCGGCGCCGACCTGCCCGGCTGA
- a CDS encoding S10 family peptidase, with amino-acid sequence MSEDTSSTTGTGAGPDDDEDAATAGAPMAGGSGGSEKGAGTTGGKAADEEPTDDLVTTEHRLQVLVDQAAGGDPTAPGATRELRYRARTGRLVVRRETTGDKGSEGHTAVAQMAVTSYEVLGEDGVPDTSRPVTFVFNGGPGASSVWLHLGVLGPRRVVMGDAGSLLPPPGGLADNPQTLLTETDLVFVDPVSTGWSRVRTGRKAEEFHGFTGDVESVSELIRLWVTRNDRWLSPKLLAGESYGTLRAVAVAKHLQERHHLPVNGIALVSMVLDMGTIRFQPGNDRPYPAFLPTYAALGHFHGVAGAEVPLAEHVAAASEFARGEYTAALAAGSRIDPDQRARVVARVAELTGLSEDFVDRVDLRIEHLRFYAELLRHRRQVVGRLDGRFVGYEDDAAHEQISADPFITATGGPYTAAFLHYVSTELGYRNDLPYKVLSELVHPWSYKEFEGRSVTVAHDLGTLLRRNEHLRVHVACGYYDGATPFAAAEDTLAQLKVPAEAHRRVETAYYESGHMMYLQEPSRVQQSADLAAFVRGCLPG; translated from the coding sequence GTGAGCGAGGACACCTCCAGCACGACGGGCACGGGCGCAGGACCGGACGACGACGAGGACGCCGCGACGGCCGGCGCACCCATGGCCGGCGGGTCCGGGGGCTCCGAGAAGGGCGCCGGGACGACGGGCGGGAAGGCCGCCGACGAGGAGCCGACCGACGACCTGGTGACCACCGAGCACCGGCTGCAGGTGCTCGTCGACCAGGCGGCCGGCGGCGACCCCACGGCGCCCGGCGCGACCCGCGAGCTGCGCTACCGCGCGCGCACGGGCCGGCTCGTCGTGCGGCGGGAGACCACCGGCGACAAGGGCTCCGAGGGCCACACCGCGGTCGCGCAGATGGCCGTCACCAGCTACGAGGTGCTCGGCGAGGACGGGGTGCCGGACACCTCCCGCCCGGTGACGTTCGTCTTCAACGGCGGCCCCGGCGCCTCGAGCGTGTGGCTGCACCTGGGCGTGCTCGGCCCGCGCCGCGTCGTCATGGGCGACGCCGGCTCGCTGCTGCCGCCGCCCGGGGGTCTCGCCGACAACCCGCAGACCCTGCTCACGGAGACCGACCTCGTCTTTGTCGACCCGGTGTCCACGGGCTGGTCGCGGGTGCGGACCGGGCGCAAGGCCGAGGAGTTCCACGGCTTCACCGGCGACGTCGAGAGCGTCTCGGAGCTCATCCGGCTGTGGGTGACGCGCAACGACCGGTGGCTGTCGCCCAAGCTGCTCGCCGGGGAGTCCTACGGCACCCTCCGCGCGGTCGCGGTCGCCAAGCACCTGCAGGAGCGGCACCACCTGCCGGTCAACGGCATCGCCCTGGTCTCGATGGTCCTCGACATGGGCACCATCCGGTTCCAGCCCGGCAACGACCGGCCCTACCCGGCGTTCCTGCCGACGTACGCGGCGCTCGGGCACTTTCACGGGGTGGCCGGGGCCGAGGTCCCGCTGGCCGAGCACGTCGCCGCGGCGTCGGAGTTCGCCCGGGGCGAGTACACGGCCGCGCTGGCTGCGGGCTCCCGTATCGACCCCGACCAGCGCGCCCGGGTCGTCGCCCGCGTGGCGGAGCTCACGGGCCTGTCCGAGGACTTCGTCGACCGGGTCGACCTGCGGATCGAGCACCTGCGCTTCTACGCCGAGCTGCTCCGGCACCGCCGGCAGGTCGTCGGGCGCCTGGACGGCCGCTTCGTCGGCTACGAGGACGACGCCGCGCACGAGCAGATCAGCGCCGACCCGTTCATCACCGCGACGGGCGGCCCGTACACCGCGGCCTTCCTCCACTACGTGTCCACCGAGCTCGGCTACCGCAACGACCTGCCGTACAAGGTGCTCAGCGAGCTCGTGCACCCGTGGAGCTACAAGGAGTTCGAGGGCCGCTCGGTCACCGTGGCCCACGACCTGGGCACGCTGCTGCGGCGCAACGAGCACCTGCGGGTCCACGTGGCGTGCGGCTACTACGACGGCGCGACCCCGTTCGCGGCGGCCGAGGACACGCTGGCCCAGCTCAAGGTCCCTGCCGAGGCGCACCGCCGGGTCGAGACCGCGTACTACGAGAGCGGCCACATGATGTACCTGCAGGAGCCCTCGCGGGTGCAGCAGAGCGCCGACCTGGCCGCCTTCGTGCGGGGCTGCCTGCCCGGCTGA
- the purS gene encoding phosphoribosylformylglycinamidine synthase subunit PurS, translating into MPRIVVEVMPKPEILDPQGTAITHAMGRLGFEGLGEVRQGKRFEVEVATADEATLAAVREAAETLLSNPVIEDVVSVRVQEDDPR; encoded by the coding sequence ATGCCGCGCATCGTCGTCGAGGTCATGCCCAAGCCGGAGATCCTGGACCCGCAGGGCACCGCCATCACCCACGCGATGGGGCGGCTCGGGTTCGAGGGCCTCGGGGAGGTCCGCCAGGGCAAGCGGTTCGAGGTCGAGGTCGCCACCGCCGACGAGGCGACTCTCGCCGCGGTCCGCGAGGCGGCGGAGACGCTGCTGAGCAACCCCGTCATCGAGGACGTCGTGTCGGTGCGGGTGCAGGAGGACGACCCGCGGTGA
- a CDS encoding MBL fold metallo-hydrolase, whose protein sequence is MRIEHLGHACLRVSHDGTSLLLDPGTFSAGLADRLDEEPLAAVLVTHAHPDHLDPALVPRLVEVAPGALHAEAGAADVARDAGAEVHVLQPGTTVTVGPFEVEVVGGQHAVIHPDVPRVGNVGLLLRAGGTTLFHPGDAYDTVPDGVDVLAFALNAPWARVAETVDFVRAVGARVSVPVHDALLAPDRREVYLGHVRRLGRSDVHDPAADGVLDA, encoded by the coding sequence ATGCGCATCGAGCACCTGGGCCACGCCTGCCTCCGCGTCAGCCACGACGGCACGTCCCTGCTGCTGGACCCCGGGACCTTCTCCGCGGGCCTGGCCGACCGGCTCGACGAGGAGCCGCTCGCCGCGGTGCTCGTCACGCACGCCCACCCCGACCACCTCGACCCGGCGCTCGTCCCCCGCCTGGTCGAGGTCGCACCCGGCGCGCTGCACGCCGAGGCCGGCGCCGCCGACGTCGCCCGGGACGCGGGGGCGGAGGTGCACGTCCTGCAGCCGGGGACCACGGTCACGGTCGGCCCGTTCGAGGTCGAGGTCGTCGGCGGGCAGCACGCCGTCATCCACCCCGACGTCCCCCGGGTGGGCAACGTCGGGCTGCTGCTGCGCGCGGGCGGGACCACGCTGTTCCACCCCGGTGACGCCTACGACACCGTCCCCGACGGCGTCGACGTGCTGGCCTTCGCCCTCAACGCCCCGTGGGCCCGGGTCGCCGAGACCGTCGACTTCGTCCGGGCCGTGGGGGCCCGCGTGTCGGTCCCGGTGCACGACGCGCTGCTGGCACCGGACCGGCGCGAGGTCTACCTGGGCCACGTCCGGCGGCTGGGCCGCAGCGACGTCCACGACCCGGCCGCGGACGGCGTGCTCGACGCCTGA